In Thalassotalea fonticola, a single genomic region encodes these proteins:
- a CDS encoding transcriptional regulator GcvA translates to MSTRLPPLNALKAFEASARLLSFTKASAELFVTQAAISHQIKSLESHLGLKLFMRKNRALLLTEEGQSYFLDIKDIFVSLHEATQKLLAKSEKGAITVSIQPSLAIQWLVPRLTDFNKHHPDIDVRIKAVDNDDDTLTSNVDIAFYYGRGPWPNVVADKILTEYLTPVCSPGLLTSAKPIIKASDLNDHTLLHDSSRKDWKRWFKSINTQTSNLNQGPIFSHSALVMQAAIHGQGVALVNNILAKPDIEAGRLVAPFAQVLVNQDAFYIVCRDEQLDTGRISQFRQWVLNTIADEEDAIDNGELN, encoded by the coding sequence ATGTCGACTCGACTTCCGCCACTAAACGCACTTAAAGCATTTGAAGCATCTGCTCGGCTGTTAAGCTTTACTAAAGCGTCTGCTGAATTATTTGTAACTCAAGCGGCAATTTCGCATCAAATAAAATCGCTAGAGTCTCATCTTGGTTTAAAACTGTTTATGCGTAAAAACAGAGCCTTGTTGCTCACCGAGGAGGGTCAATCTTACTTTTTAGATATAAAAGATATTTTTGTCTCCTTACACGAAGCCACACAAAAATTATTAGCTAAAAGTGAGAAGGGTGCGATAACCGTATCTATCCAACCAAGCTTGGCAATTCAATGGTTAGTGCCCCGTTTAACTGACTTTAATAAACATCATCCTGATATTGATGTTCGAATCAAAGCGGTTGATAACGATGATGATACGCTTACCAGTAATGTTGATATTGCATTTTATTATGGCCGTGGACCATGGCCGAATGTGGTTGCGGATAAAATATTAACTGAATATTTAACGCCAGTGTGTTCACCAGGTTTGTTGACTAGTGCAAAGCCGATCATTAAGGCATCGGATTTAAATGATCATACTTTATTGCACGATTCATCGAGAAAAGATTGGAAGCGCTGGTTTAAAAGTATTAATACTCAAACCAGTAATCTTAATCAAGGACCAATATTTAGTCACTCTGCATTAGTGATGCAAGCGGCAATTCATGGCCAAGGTGTGGCTTTGGTAAATAATATATTGGCAAAACCGGATATTGAAGCAGGCCGTTTAGTTGCCCCATTTGCACAGGTATTAGTGAACCAAGATGCCTTTTATATCGTCTGTAGAGATGAGCAACTTGATACTGGCAGAATAAGTCAATTTCGCCAATGGGTACTAAACACCATTGCTGATGAAGAAGATGCTATAGACAACGGAGAATTAAACTAA
- a CDS encoding DUF2804 domain-containing protein encodes MDASNNRQPNCLMNSSGSPLFGQFDAPVEHLAVEQFCYFNSMDKPASKLSKYLSYKQFQFVSINTGKFIIGAAIADIRYLGSGFVYVFDRANNTMVEQSWLRPPGIGYKTSESPSNGQASIGSAANHIAITIAQGRWQLRINTDTISANLFFTSAANSLPLAMCSPTSYSGWTYTQKHNTLTVDGQLSINQQAQDLSQALAGYDFSAGFMRRETSWRWASINSHIGNSVFGLNLAAGVNETGSSENVFWLDGQRHYLPIVQFKFTRQRNSKLNTQPWHITSTPINGQPAQVDLTFTPINSREERLNLWLLKSNFRQYIGHYNGLVRDSAGNETIINNILGLSEDHFARW; translated from the coding sequence ATGGACGCCAGCAATAATCGCCAACCAAATTGCTTAATGAATAGCTCAGGATCGCCTTTGTTTGGTCAGTTTGATGCGCCAGTTGAACATTTAGCCGTTGAGCAATTCTGTTATTTCAACAGTATGGATAAACCGGCAAGCAAACTCAGTAAGTATTTAAGCTATAAACAATTTCAATTTGTCAGTATTAATACCGGAAAATTTATTATTGGTGCCGCCATTGCCGATATCCGTTATCTGGGTAGCGGCTTTGTCTATGTTTTTGATCGCGCAAATAACACTATGGTTGAACAAAGCTGGTTAAGGCCACCAGGCATAGGTTATAAAACCAGCGAATCACCTAGCAACGGGCAAGCATCAATAGGCTCTGCAGCAAATCATATAGCAATTACCATTGCACAAGGCCGTTGGCAGTTACGGATTAATACCGATACTATTTCAGCCAATCTATTCTTTACGTCTGCTGCTAACAGTCTGCCATTAGCTATGTGCAGTCCAACAAGTTACAGCGGCTGGACTTACACCCAAAAACACAATACTTTAACCGTAGATGGTCAGCTTAGCATTAATCAACAAGCACAAGACTTAAGCCAAGCGTTGGCCGGTTATGACTTTTCAGCAGGCTTTATGCGCAGGGAAACCAGTTGGCGTTGGGCAAGTATTAATAGCCATATTGGCAACAGCGTTTTCGGTCTTAATTTGGCGGCTGGCGTTAATGAAACTGGCAGTAGTGAAAATGTATTTTGGCTTGATGGACAACGTCATTACTTACCCATTGTTCAGTTTAAATTTACGCGCCAACGTAATAGCAAACTAAACACTCAACCTTGGCACATTACGAGTACTCCTATAAATGGTCAGCCTGCTCAGGTAGATTTAACATTTACCCCGATAAACAGCCGTGAAGAACGACTTAATCTTTGGTTATTGAAAAGTAACTTTCGTCAGTACATTGGCCACTATAACGGTTTAGTTCGTGACAGCGCAGGCAATGAAACCATTATTAACAATATATTAGGATTAAGCGAAGATCATTTCGCCCGCTGGTAG
- a CDS encoding thiol-disulfide oxidoreductase DCC family protein: MKNDKQFITVFYDADCPECVTDRRFYERLAGQGGKQVKWLDITGQDDYLKSLGIDPLKALTELHVQLANGKILSELDAYIILMNRVWLLKSVAWLISLTFIRPYLARWYHARVEKRLKATGRL; encoded by the coding sequence ATGAAAAATGATAAACAGTTTATCACGGTATTTTATGATGCCGACTGCCCTGAATGTGTAACAGATAGGCGATTTTATGAACGTCTTGCTGGTCAAGGTGGCAAACAAGTAAAATGGCTAGACATTACCGGGCAAGATGACTACCTAAAAAGCTTGGGGATAGATCCTCTCAAAGCTCTTACAGAGCTTCATGTGCAACTTGCCAATGGCAAAATCTTATCTGAACTTGATGCCTATATTATATTAATGAATCGGGTTTGGTTACTTAAATCCGTCGCTTGGTTAATATCATTAACATTTATCCGCCCTTATTTGGCTAGATGGTATCATGCAAGAGTTGAAAAACGCTTGAAAGCAACGGGTCGGCTTTAA
- the pgi gene encoding glucose-6-phosphate isomerase yields the protein MQFRQNLKSWQELLIHAKDMKKQNIKDLFSENTERFNDFSLKVPAFLFDYSKNLITERTMKGLFTLARDCQLEQWREKMFNGERINTTEDRSVLHVALRDRSTKPFILDGENLTDKVNQALIQIKAFTEKVRMGQWLGYSGKRIKDVVNIGVGGSNLGPQMVTEALKQYSDNSVNVHYVSNVDGNQIADVLRPLDPERTLFIISSKTFTTTETMTNANTAMNWLVSAAFDQTAVSKHFVAVSANKENAGNFGIDNENIFDIWDWVGGRFSLWSAIGLPIALDLGFDKFIELLEGAHEIDLHFKNAPLEENAPVIMALLSLWNCTFLGSQSQAILPYDQPLHKLTAYLQQAEMESNGKSVNWYGEEVGYSTVPSIWGEIGINGQHAFYQYLHQSNNVVPADFIGSVKSITSVQGHHDTLMANFFAQMEALMSGVNEQQVREDLKAKGRTQEYIDKVAPHKVHKGNRPTNAILLDQISAKSLGSLIALYEHKIFSQGILLQICSFDQWGVELGKGLAINILDALKTNTELDNRDSSTTGLINYYKCKGR from the coding sequence ATGCAATTTCGACAAAACCTTAAAAGTTGGCAAGAATTATTGATTCATGCCAAAGATATGAAAAAACAGAATATTAAAGATTTATTTTCAGAAAATACTGAGCGGTTCAATGATTTTTCATTAAAAGTACCGGCATTTTTATTCGATTATTCAAAAAATCTAATCACCGAAAGGACGATGAAAGGTCTTTTTACGCTTGCTCGTGATTGCCAGTTGGAACAATGGCGTGAAAAAATGTTCAATGGCGAGCGCATTAATACCACCGAAGATCGAAGTGTACTGCATGTTGCCCTTCGTGACCGCTCGACCAAACCGTTTATATTGGACGGTGAAAATTTGACTGATAAAGTTAATCAAGCTCTTATCCAAATTAAAGCATTTACTGAAAAAGTGCGTATGGGGCAATGGTTAGGCTATTCTGGTAAGCGTATTAAAGATGTTGTAAATATCGGCGTTGGAGGCTCAAATCTAGGGCCGCAGATGGTTACCGAAGCATTAAAACAATACAGTGATAATAGTGTTAACGTTCATTATGTATCTAATGTTGACGGTAACCAAATTGCCGATGTATTACGTCCTTTAGATCCTGAACGAACATTGTTTATTATTTCGAGTAAAACCTTTACCACTACAGAAACTATGACTAATGCCAATACTGCTATGAATTGGCTAGTTTCTGCTGCATTTGATCAAACGGCGGTAAGCAAACATTTTGTTGCTGTTTCTGCTAATAAAGAGAATGCCGGTAATTTTGGTATTGATAATGAAAACATCTTCGACATCTGGGATTGGGTTGGAGGACGCTTTTCTTTATGGTCGGCGATTGGATTACCGATTGCATTAGATTTAGGGTTTGATAAATTTATTGAGCTACTCGAAGGTGCTCACGAAATTGATCTACACTTTAAAAATGCACCTTTAGAAGAAAATGCACCGGTTATAATGGCACTGCTTAGCTTATGGAATTGCACATTTTTAGGTTCGCAATCGCAAGCTATTTTACCTTACGATCAACCGTTGCATAAATTAACCGCATATTTACAACAAGCAGAAATGGAAAGTAATGGTAAATCAGTAAATTGGTATGGTGAAGAAGTTGGGTATTCTACGGTCCCATCTATTTGGGGTGAAATAGGTATAAATGGTCAACATGCTTTCTATCAATATTTACATCAAAGCAATAACGTGGTTCCAGCAGATTTTATCGGTTCGGTTAAATCCATAACATCAGTGCAAGGCCATCATGACACTTTAATGGCTAATTTTTTTGCTCAAATGGAAGCGTTAATGAGTGGTGTAAATGAACAACAGGTTCGTGAAGATTTAAAAGCCAAGGGCAGGACACAAGAATACATAGATAAAGTTGCACCGCATAAGGTACATAAAGGTAATCGACCAACTAATGCTATTTTATTAGATCAAATTTCTGCCAAATCATTAGGTAGCTTAATAGCACTTTATGAGCATAAAATATTTAGCCAGGGTATTTTATTGCAAATATGTTCTTTCGATCAATGGGGCGTTGAACTAGGGAAAGGCTTAGCAATTAACATTCTTGATGCCTTAAAAACTAATACTGAGCTAGACAACAGAGACAGCTCAACAACTGGTTTAATAAATTATTACAAATGTAAAGGTAGATAA
- a CDS encoding carbohydrate kinase family protein, whose protein sequence is MFSLMSYGEVVVDFLPNNTDLSSYSPMAGGAPANVAVAYARLGGESYFSGGISTDNFGKFLRHSLEEEGVKLDYVQNIESANTALVLVSLDSEGERSFTFYRNDTADTKYATTQIDSINWQDIDIFHFCSNTLTSDEMHENTIFAVENAREQNSIISFDVNLRPQLWADLEQLPSRVEHLINHSDLIKLSKEEAVYLAEQYKLTYQQYIERLLSLKVKLIIVTNGADKVHLVSQTFSSYVEVPVIKAVDTTAAGDSFLAGFIYSLTQQSEFNSLQATLFDLDKIISATLFAAKCGAHTCQQKGAFSALPRLDEV, encoded by the coding sequence ATGTTTTCATTAATGAGCTATGGCGAAGTCGTTGTTGATTTCTTGCCAAATAATACTGACTTGTCTAGCTACAGTCCCATGGCAGGAGGGGCTCCAGCCAATGTTGCCGTTGCCTATGCCAGGCTGGGGGGCGAAAGTTATTTTTCAGGTGGCATAAGTACAGACAACTTCGGCAAATTTCTTCGACATTCATTAGAAGAGGAAGGGGTTAAACTTGATTATGTGCAGAATATTGAATCAGCGAACACCGCATTGGTGTTAGTTTCATTGGATAGCGAAGGTGAGCGTTCTTTTACTTTTTACCGAAATGATACGGCTGATACCAAGTATGCAACAACACAAATTGACAGCATCAACTGGCAAGATATTGACATATTTCATTTTTGTTCAAATACATTAACCAGTGATGAAATGCATGAAAATACTATTTTTGCTGTTGAAAATGCCCGAGAGCAAAACAGCATCATCAGTTTTGATGTAAATTTAAGGCCGCAGTTGTGGGCAGACCTTGAACAATTACCATCGAGAGTAGAGCATTTAATTAACCACAGTGACTTAATTAAATTGAGTAAAGAAGAGGCTGTCTATTTAGCTGAGCAATATAAGTTAACTTATCAGCAATATATAGAACGCCTGTTATCGTTAAAGGTAAAGCTTATTATTGTCACCAACGGCGCAGATAAAGTTCATCTGGTCTCTCAAACATTTTCAAGTTATGTCGAGGTGCCCGTGATCAAGGCGGTTGATACCACTGCGGCTGGCGATAGCTTTCTTGCCGGTTTTATTTATTCGTTGACCCAACAAAGCGAATTCAACTCTTTACAAGCTACCTTATTTGATCTTGATAAAATAATCAGCGCCACGTTATTCGCCGCGAAATGTGGGGCACATACATGTCAACAAAAAGGCGCATTTTCAGCATTGCCTAGATTAGATGAGGTCTAG
- a CDS encoding TonB-dependent receptor, translated as MKDVNFKKFLLSALSLAVCTNLYAAEADQNQTDAENDKGIDFERIIVTGVAKGTTVMASSVSVSSLTADQVEVTTPRSTAEAFRSIPGIRSESSGGEGNANIAVRGLPVAAGGAKFLQLQEDGLPILQFGDIAFGNADIFLRLDSTMASIESIRGGSASTLATNAPGGIINIISKTGESDSGSISTTIGLDYDTTRTDFEFGGEISDSMYFHLGGFIRQGEGPRESGYTGNKGGQIKANLTKEFDDGYVRVYYKHLDDKTIGYLPMPMKSNGDSLSGFDAIADTTHSANFTSLLTTDGDGNLRRSDMRDGMHPTVDSIGFEAVFDLGNNWSIENRFRTSSTKGSFTSPFPAEVGDSQSIADSIAGTDATLTYANGAQSGAAYTAENLMRVHTFDVEMSNLDFSVNDLKITKSFDNTNITFGYYKSYQNIEQSWLWNSYLLEVQGDNAALVNVAAADGSSFSENGLYAYGVPYWGNCCTRNYDLEYDVTAPYIAITSNFGDLVFDASVRYDSGEATGTYAGAVQSQIDMNRDGNISPAEMSVSSVNNANPSIVDYDWDYTSYSVGANYMLNNDLALFGRVSHGGTANADRLAFGKIASDGSVADEDAVDEVDQYEVGVKYRRENLSVFATGFFAETEEQNFEATSQKFFDRVYEAKGIELESSFYYGDFDIRGNLTWTDAEITKDGVNPGSVGNTPRRQADLVYSLITRYNFEQGSIGLSFIGTTEAYAQDGGDQGATDALEFEGYTQVNAFAQYYLSDTFSVALNINNVFDEVGITEAEEGSIPANDIIRARTINGRTSSVTLKYEF; from the coding sequence ATGAAAGATGTTAACTTTAAAAAGTTTTTACTAAGCGCATTATCTTTGGCGGTGTGTACAAATTTGTACGCAGCAGAAGCCGATCAAAATCAAACCGATGCCGAGAATGACAAAGGTATCGACTTTGAACGGATTATTGTTACCGGTGTAGCCAAAGGAACTACGGTTATGGCGTCGAGTGTATCGGTAAGCAGTTTAACTGCGGATCAAGTTGAAGTGACTACCCCTAGAAGTACGGCAGAGGCTTTTAGATCAATCCCTGGCATACGTTCAGAGTCTTCAGGGGGAGAAGGGAATGCAAATATTGCTGTACGTGGCTTGCCTGTTGCGGCTGGTGGCGCTAAATTCTTACAGCTTCAAGAAGATGGCTTACCAATTTTACAATTCGGAGATATCGCTTTTGGCAATGCGGATATCTTTCTTCGATTAGACAGCACTATGGCATCCATTGAATCTATTCGAGGTGGGTCAGCATCTACATTAGCCACTAATGCGCCAGGTGGGATAATTAATATTATCAGTAAAACAGGCGAATCTGATTCTGGCAGTATCTCAACAACTATCGGCCTCGATTATGACACTACCCGCACAGACTTTGAATTTGGCGGTGAAATAAGTGACAGTATGTACTTTCATCTCGGAGGATTTATTCGTCAGGGTGAAGGCCCTAGAGAATCTGGCTATACAGGTAATAAAGGTGGCCAAATAAAAGCCAATTTAACCAAAGAGTTTGATGATGGTTATGTTCGAGTTTATTACAAGCACCTAGACGATAAAACTATAGGCTATTTACCTATGCCGATGAAATCAAACGGTGATTCGTTATCAGGCTTTGATGCGATAGCCGATACCACCCATTCAGCAAATTTTACTTCGCTATTAACTACTGATGGTGATGGCAATTTACGTCGTTCAGATATGCGTGATGGCATGCACCCAACAGTTGATTCTATTGGTTTTGAAGCCGTTTTTGATTTAGGTAATAATTGGTCTATTGAAAACCGCTTCAGAACATCAAGCACCAAAGGAAGTTTTACTTCTCCTTTCCCAGCTGAAGTTGGCGATAGCCAAAGTATTGCTGACAGCATCGCCGGAACAGATGCAACTCTAACTTACGCAAATGGGGCACAAAGCGGGGCTGCGTATACGGCTGAAAATTTAATGCGTGTTCATACTTTTGATGTAGAAATGAGTAATTTAGATTTCAGCGTTAATGATCTGAAAATCACTAAATCATTTGATAATACCAATATCACCTTCGGGTACTACAAATCATACCAAAATATTGAACAATCATGGTTGTGGAATTCATACCTATTAGAGGTTCAAGGTGACAATGCTGCGCTCGTTAACGTTGCTGCCGCCGATGGTAGTAGTTTTTCTGAAAACGGATTGTATGCCTACGGTGTGCCATATTGGGGTAATTGTTGTACCCGAAACTATGATTTGGAATATGATGTTACAGCGCCATATATCGCAATTACATCAAACTTTGGCGACTTAGTGTTTGATGCCAGTGTTCGATACGATAGTGGCGAGGCAACGGGTACTTATGCCGGCGCAGTTCAATCTCAAATTGATATGAATCGAGATGGCAATATTTCACCCGCAGAGATGAGTGTATCTTCGGTTAACAATGCGAATCCTTCGATAGTCGATTACGATTGGGACTACACCTCGTATTCTGTTGGTGCGAACTACATGTTGAATAACGATTTAGCCCTTTTCGGTCGCGTCAGCCATGGTGGCACAGCAAATGCTGATAGATTAGCCTTTGGTAAAATTGCTAGCGATGGTTCTGTTGCTGATGAAGATGCTGTAGATGAAGTTGATCAATATGAAGTAGGCGTTAAATACCGCAGGGAAAACTTATCAGTATTTGCTACCGGTTTCTTTGCTGAAACTGAAGAGCAAAACTTTGAAGCAACAAGTCAGAAATTTTTTGACCGTGTCTATGAAGCTAAAGGAATAGAGCTAGAGAGTTCGTTTTACTACGGCGATTTTGATATTCGCGGAAACCTTACCTGGACTGATGCTGAAATCACCAAAGATGGTGTTAACCCAGGTTCAGTGGGCAATACCCCAAGAAGACAAGCCGATTTAGTTTATTCATTAATTACTCGTTATAACTTTGAGCAAGGTTCGATAGGCTTAAGCTTTATTGGTACAACCGAGGCTTATGCACAAGATGGCGGTGATCAAGGTGCCACTGATGCTCTTGAATTTGAAGGCTATACTCAAGTAAATGCTTTTGCCCAATATTACTTATCCGATACATTCAGCGTTGCTTTAAATATCAATAATGTATTTGATGAAGTTGGTATTACTGAGGCTGAAGAAGGCAGTATTCCAGCCAATGACATTATCAGAGCAAGAACCATTAATGGTAGAACCAGCAGTGTGACTCTTAAATATGAGTTTTAA
- a CDS encoding MFS transporter, producing the protein MKQVKAINDESSKSNIKYLTYMMFFVFAMTSDAVGVIIPELITTYDLNLTQASAFHYVPMIFIALSGLFLGYLADKWGRKTTIIIGLFIFSFACFLFLIGSSFAYFLLLLAFIGAAVGLFKTGALALIGDISQSNKEHTGTMNMVEGFFGVGAMVGPAIVSYLLITGVSWKYLYFCAGLLCMLLCIAAAKTKYPVTHKSQHAEHINLRSSLKIMADPYAMGFSVAIALYVATEVAIYVWMPTLLMDYEGSLVWLATYALSVFFALRAGGRFLGVWMLERFKWQQVMFYFSAAVFLCYLGTALYGVNAAVVLLPLSGLFMSMIYPTLNSKGISCFPKEKHGAIAGVILFFTACSAAISPLLMGLVSDLFGHVAFGFYLATVFAAVLTLVAAYNLLKDPTQIKTFN; encoded by the coding sequence ATGAAGCAAGTAAAAGCTATTAATGATGAATCATCTAAATCAAATATTAAGTATTTGACTTATATGATGTTTTTCGTGTTTGCAATGACATCCGATGCTGTTGGCGTCATTATTCCTGAGTTAATAACCACCTATGACTTAAATTTAACCCAAGCGAGTGCCTTTCATTATGTACCGATGATATTTATTGCACTTAGTGGCTTGTTTTTAGGGTACCTGGCAGATAAATGGGGCAGAAAAACCACCATCATAATTGGTTTATTTATTTTTTCATTCGCGTGTTTTTTATTTTTAATTGGCAGTTCATTTGCCTATTTTTTGCTTTTATTAGCATTTATCGGCGCCGCTGTTGGCTTGTTCAAAACGGGTGCATTAGCACTTATAGGCGACATCTCCCAGTCTAACAAAGAGCATACTGGCACCATGAATATGGTAGAAGGATTCTTTGGGGTAGGGGCGATGGTTGGGCCTGCGATAGTGAGTTATTTGCTGATAACCGGGGTATCGTGGAAGTATTTATATTTTTGTGCCGGACTATTATGCATGCTTTTGTGCATTGCTGCGGCGAAAACCAAATACCCGGTAACTCATAAAAGCCAGCATGCGGAACATATAAATTTAAGAAGTTCATTAAAAATAATGGCTGACCCGTACGCCATGGGGTTTTCTGTTGCAATCGCATTATACGTGGCAACCGAGGTTGCTATTTATGTATGGATGCCAACGTTATTAATGGATTATGAAGGCTCCTTAGTATGGCTTGCCACCTATGCATTATCGGTTTTCTTTGCCTTACGTGCAGGCGGGCGCTTTTTAGGTGTGTGGATGTTAGAGCGCTTTAAATGGCAACAGGTGATGTTTTATTTTTCTGCTGCGGTATTCCTCTGTTATCTAGGAACCGCATTATATGGGGTAAATGCGGCGGTAGTGCTGTTGCCACTTTCAGGTTTATTTATGTCGATGATTTATCCAACCTTAAATTCGAAAGGGATCAGTTGTTTTCCGAAAGAAAAGCATGGAGCTATCGCGGGCGTGATCCTGTTTTTTACTGCCTGCTCAGCGGCAATCTCACCATTACTCATGGGGCTAGTAAGTGATTTATTTGGTCATGTAGCCTTTGGATTTTACCTGGCAACTGTTTTTGCTGCGGTATTAACTTTGGTCGCAGCTTATAATCTACTAAAAGACCCAACTCAAATAAAAACCTTTAACTAA
- the gtfA gene encoding sucrose phosphorylase, which yields MKNNVQLITYVDRLAGSNITNLNNLLSDKLSGLFSGLHLLPFYYPIDGSDAGFDPIDHSMVDNRLGHWQDVKELGENYEIMADLIVNHMSADSSEFKDVLKNGKQSKYWDLFLTKDKVFTKELNSEAMAKIYRPRPGSCFTQYQTIDAETIEFWTTFTDSQIDIDVESDAGQNYLSNILTTFSQNNIKVIRLDAAGYAIKRAGSSCFMLDDTFAFIKDLSEKANNLGIETLVEIHSYYQTQIEIAKRVDLVYDFALPPLILHSIFNKDFQALTNWLSISPKNCITVLDTHDGIGIIDVGPMQEKPGLLTNAEIDLLVEKIHLNSREESKLATGAAASNVDLYQVNCSYYDALAQNDHDYLIARAIQFFAPGTPQVYYAGLLSETNDMELLAKTNIGRDINRPYINNKSLEESLSKPITKALLQLIKLRNECAAFNGEFSVSYEQQTLTMGWHNADKSTAILNVNLSKSQAWISLESEQSSHRVDLIALLETTI from the coding sequence ATGAAAAACAATGTTCAGCTGATAACCTACGTTGACAGATTAGCGGGTTCAAATATTACCAACCTTAATAATTTACTATCCGATAAGTTATCCGGACTATTCTCAGGGCTCCATTTATTACCGTTTTATTATCCAATAGACGGCAGTGACGCAGGCTTTGATCCCATCGATCATTCGATGGTTGATAATCGATTAGGCCACTGGCAAGACGTTAAAGAACTCGGCGAAAACTATGAAATAATGGCCGATTTAATCGTCAATCATATGTCAGCAGATTCGTCAGAATTTAAAGATGTACTAAAAAATGGTAAGCAATCCAAGTACTGGGATTTATTTTTAACAAAAGATAAGGTTTTTACAAAAGAGTTAAACAGCGAAGCGATGGCGAAAATATATCGTCCCCGACCTGGTAGTTGCTTTACCCAGTACCAAACGATTGATGCTGAGACGATTGAATTCTGGACCACGTTTACTGACAGTCAAATTGATATTGATGTTGAGTCTGATGCGGGGCAAAATTATTTGTCCAATATTTTAACAACATTTTCTCAAAACAACATTAAGGTGATCAGACTTGATGCCGCCGGCTATGCGATTAAAAGAGCGGGTAGCAGCTGTTTTATGCTTGACGATACGTTTGCTTTTATCAAAGACCTCAGCGAAAAAGCAAACAATTTGGGAATAGAAACTTTAGTGGAAATACATTCTTACTATCAGACTCAAATAGAAATCGCTAAGCGCGTTGACCTGGTGTACGACTTTGCCCTGCCACCATTGATTTTGCATAGTATCTTTAACAAAGACTTTCAGGCATTGACTAATTGGCTATCAATATCTCCGAAAAATTGTATTACCGTGCTAGATACCCATGACGGTATTGGCATTATTGACGTGGGCCCGATGCAAGAAAAACCAGGGCTATTAACTAATGCAGAAATTGACTTATTGGTTGAAAAGATCCATTTAAATAGTCGTGAAGAAAGTAAATTAGCAACAGGCGCAGCTGCGAGTAATGTTGATCTTTATCAGGTAAATTGCAGCTACTATGATGCGCTGGCGCAAAACGATCACGACTACCTAATAGCACGTGCCATACAATTTTTCGCTCCAGGTACACCACAAGTTTATTATGCTGGCCTGCTTAGTGAAACCAATGATATGGAATTATTAGCAAAAACCAATATCGGCAGAGACATTAATCGTCCTTACATCAATAATAAAAGTCTGGAAGAATCGTTAAGCAAACCGATAACAAAAGCGCTATTGCAGTTAATTAAACTACGAAATGAATGTGCTGCATTTAATGGCGAATTTAGCGTCAGTTATGAACAACAAACACTAACAATGGGCTGGCATAATGCGGATAAATCGACTGCGATCCTCAATGTTAATCTATCAAAAAGCCAGGCATGGATTAGTTTAGAAAGTGAACAAAGCAGTCACAGAGTAGATTTAATCGCATTGTTAGAAACTACTATTTAA